Proteins encoded together in one Variovorax paradoxus window:
- a CDS encoding MotA/TolQ/ExbB proton channel family protein, with translation MFSIIVAAGWPIWPLLACSVIALALVIERFTSLKTVKVLPPKLLDEAMTVSHGSVPGPDVVTKLERNSLLGQVLAAGLRALNANPRCTEDDLRAAMEASGRTVAHKLERYLPALATIASAAPLLGLLGTVIGMIEIFGSQSPGSGAVGSGNPAQLAHGISIALYNTAFGLIVAIPTLIFWRYFRSRVDEYLLNLELSGERFARHLNALRK, from the coding sequence TTGTTTTCCATCATAGTTGCCGCGGGCTGGCCGATTTGGCCATTGCTCGCTTGTTCGGTCATCGCGCTCGCGCTGGTTATAGAACGTTTCACAAGCTTGAAGACCGTGAAGGTCCTGCCGCCCAAACTGCTCGACGAGGCGATGACCGTCTCGCACGGCTCGGTTCCGGGCCCCGACGTAGTGACCAAGCTCGAACGCAATTCGTTGCTCGGGCAGGTGCTGGCCGCCGGCCTTCGCGCACTCAACGCCAATCCCCGCTGCACCGAAGACGACCTTCGTGCGGCCATGGAAGCCTCGGGCCGCACGGTGGCGCACAAGCTGGAGCGCTATCTGCCGGCCTTGGCGACCATCGCGTCGGCGGCGCCGCTGCTCGGCCTCCTGGGCACTGTGATCGGCATGATCGAAATCTTCGGTTCGCAGTCGCCCGGCAGCGGTGCGGTGGGTTCCGGAAATCCGGCACAGCTGGCGCACGGCATTTCGATTGCGCTCTACAACACGGCCTTCGGCCTGATCGTGGCCATTCCGACCCTGATCTTCTGGCGCTATTTCCGCAGCCGGGTCGACGAATACCTGTTGAATCTCGAATTGTCGGGCGAGCGCTTTGCCCGCCATCTGAACGCGCTGCGGAAATGA
- the lexA gene encoding transcriptional repressor LexA, with translation MQFAVKLTARQQQILDLIQSAIARTGAPPTRAEIANELGFKSANAAEEHLQALARKGVIELVSGTSRGIRLKGDALRSLNESRNNQFSLSLPGMAQLALPLIGRVAAGSPILAQEHVDQTYYVENTLFQRQPDYLLKVRGMSMRDAGIMDGDLLAVQATKEARNGQIVVARLGDEVTVKRLKRNKQVIELHAENPDYPTIVVQPGEPFEIEGLAVGLIRNTMLM, from the coding sequence ATGCAGTTCGCCGTGAAGCTTACCGCCCGCCAGCAGCAAATCCTGGACCTGATCCAGAGCGCCATCGCACGCACCGGCGCTCCGCCTACGCGAGCCGAAATTGCCAATGAGCTAGGCTTCAAGTCGGCCAACGCGGCCGAAGAGCATCTGCAGGCACTGGCTCGCAAGGGCGTCATCGAACTCGTCAGCGGCACCTCGCGCGGCATCCGGCTCAAGGGCGATGCGCTGCGCTCGCTCAACGAGTCGCGCAACAACCAGTTCTCGCTTTCACTGCCCGGCATGGCGCAGCTGGCACTGCCCCTCATCGGCCGTGTGGCGGCGGGTTCGCCCATCCTCGCGCAAGAACACGTCGACCAAACCTACTATGTCGAGAACACGCTGTTCCAGCGCCAGCCCGATTACCTGCTGAAGGTGCGCGGCATGTCCATGCGCGACGCCGGCATCATGGACGGCGACCTGCTGGCGGTGCAAGCCACCAAGGAAGCCCGCAACGGCCAGATCGTGGTGGCGCGCCTCGGCGACGAAGTCACGGTCAAGCGCCTCAAGCGCAACAAGCAGGTCATCGAACTGCATGCCGAAAACCCCGACTATCCGACCATCGTGGTCCAACCTGGCGAGCCCTTCGAAATCGAAGGCCTGGCGGTCGGCCTCATTCGCAACACCATGCTGATGTAG
- a CDS encoding Trm112 family protein, with protein sequence MDTKLLELLVCPVTKGPLTWNAEKQELCSRSARLAYPVRDGIPVLLENEARTLSDEELGL encoded by the coding sequence ATGGATACCAAGCTGCTTGAACTGCTCGTCTGCCCCGTTACCAAGGGCCCGCTGACCTGGAACGCCGAAAAGCAGGAGCTCTGCTCGCGCAGCGCCCGCCTTGCCTATCCAGTGCGAGACGGGATTCCGGTGCTGCTCGAGAACGAGGCGCGCACGCTGTCCGACGAAGAGCTGGGGCTGTGA
- a CDS encoding helix-turn-helix domain-containing protein, which yields MTKSGQGEATPEYLTHREVAALLRTSENALHVAYTKRKPHLPPRHKFGRRLLYKRVEVEACIKPLPQ from the coding sequence ATGACGAAATCAGGTCAGGGCGAAGCCACGCCCGAATACCTCACCCATCGCGAGGTCGCCGCGCTGCTGCGCACGAGCGAGAACGCATTGCACGTTGCCTACACGAAGCGCAAGCCTCATCTGCCGCCACGACATAAGTTCGGACGCCGACTGCTCTACAAAAGAGTCGAGGTCGAGGCCTGCATTAAGCCGCTTCCTCAATAA
- a CDS encoding ExbD/TolR family protein — protein MHFRHGARDEPEINLIPFIDVLLVVLIFLMLSTTYSKFTEMQLRLPTADVDSQRDYPKEVIVAVSADGRYSINKTPLADRNVATVAAALGAAATGGKDSVVIISADASSPHQAVITVMEAARRAGLVQITFAAQSTAQAGR, from the coding sequence ATGCATTTCCGCCACGGCGCGCGGGACGAGCCCGAGATCAACCTGATCCCGTTCATCGACGTGCTGCTGGTTGTTCTCATCTTCTTGATGCTGTCGACCACCTACAGCAAGTTCACGGAGATGCAGCTGCGCCTGCCAACGGCGGACGTCGACTCGCAGCGCGACTATCCCAAGGAAGTGATCGTGGCGGTGTCGGCCGATGGCCGCTACTCGATCAACAAGACGCCGCTTGCCGACCGCAATGTGGCGACGGTGGCCGCCGCTCTCGGCGCGGCAGCAACGGGCGGCAAGGACAGCGTGGTCATCATCAGCGCCGACGCCAGCAGCCCGCACCAGGCCGTGATCACGGTCATGGAAGCAGCTCGCCGGGCCGGGCTGGTGCAGATCACCTTCGCAGCCCAATCGACGGCGCAAGCGGGACGCTGA
- the kdsB gene encoding 3-deoxy-manno-octulosonate cytidylyltransferase, whose product MSFTVLVPARLASTRLPNKPLADIAGLPMVVRVAQRASQSTALRVVVAADDLSIVSACKQHGVEAILTRQDHPSGTDRLAEACEQLALDGGDIVVNVQGDEPLIDPALIDAVASALALRAEAAMSTAAHEIDSLDDFLNPNVVKAVLDAKGNALYFSRAPVPWWRDGSVNRVPTALPSPAPLRHIGIYGYRAGFVRKFPSLPPAPVEATEALEQLRALWHGHRIAVHVTHAAPGPGIDTPEDLARVRALFAARPTP is encoded by the coding sequence GTGAGCTTTACCGTTCTGGTGCCGGCGCGCCTGGCTTCGACCAGGCTGCCCAACAAACCGCTGGCGGACATCGCCGGTTTGCCCATGGTGGTGCGCGTGGCGCAGCGGGCGAGCCAATCGACCGCGCTGCGGGTGGTGGTTGCAGCGGACGACCTTTCCATTGTCTCGGCATGCAAGCAGCACGGCGTGGAGGCCATCCTCACGCGCCAGGATCATCCGAGCGGCACCGACCGCCTTGCCGAGGCCTGCGAACAACTCGCACTCGATGGCGGCGACATCGTCGTCAATGTGCAAGGCGACGAGCCGCTGATCGACCCTGCGCTGATCGACGCTGTTGCATCCGCGCTCGCCCTTCGCGCGGAGGCCGCCATGAGCACCGCGGCCCATGAAATCGATTCGCTCGATGACTTCCTGAACCCGAACGTGGTGAAGGCGGTGCTCGACGCAAAGGGCAATGCGCTGTACTTCAGCCGCGCGCCGGTTCCCTGGTGGCGCGATGGTTCCGTCAACCGGGTGCCAACCGCGCTGCCTAGCCCGGCACCACTGCGCCACATCGGCATCTACGGGTACCGCGCGGGTTTCGTGCGCAAGTTTCCTTCGTTGCCGCCGGCTCCGGTCGAGGCGACCGAAGCGCTGGAGCAACTGCGTGCGCTCTGGCACGGGCATCGCATCGCGGTGCATGTCACCCATGCGGCTCCCGGCCCAGGCATCGACACGCCCGAAGACCTGGCCCGCGTGCGCGCACTGTTCGCAGCCAGGCCGACGCCCTGA
- a CDS encoding D-2-hydroxyacid dehydrogenase family protein: MNIVILDDYQDAVRKLRCATKLDAYAAKVYTNTVKGIGQLSIRLKDADVIVLIRERTHISRQLIEKLPKLKLISQTGRVGNHIDVTACTERGVAVAEGTGSPQAPAELTWALIMAAMRRLPQYISNLKHGAWQQSGLKSASMPPNFGLGSVLKGKTLCIWGYGRIGQLVARYGQAFGMQVVIWGREASCAKARSDGFQVAQNRHEFFAAADVLSVHLRLNEETVGLVTLEDLSRMKPTALFVNTSRAELVEPDALLAALNRGRPGLAAVDVFESEPPLQGHALLRLENCICTPHIGYVEQDSYESYFGQAFDNVVSFIKGNPTNIVNPGALQVRR, from the coding sequence ATGAACATTGTGATCCTCGACGATTACCAGGACGCCGTGCGCAAGCTGCGCTGCGCCACCAAGCTGGACGCGTACGCGGCCAAGGTCTACACCAACACGGTCAAGGGCATTGGTCAACTGTCCATTCGCCTGAAGGACGCCGACGTGATCGTGCTGATCCGCGAGCGCACCCACATCTCGCGCCAGCTAATTGAAAAGCTGCCCAAGCTCAAGCTCATTTCGCAGACGGGACGGGTGGGCAACCATATCGACGTCACTGCGTGCACCGAACGGGGTGTGGCGGTGGCCGAGGGCACCGGCTCTCCCCAGGCGCCCGCCGAACTCACCTGGGCGTTGATCATGGCGGCCATGCGGCGCTTGCCGCAGTACATCAGCAACCTGAAGCATGGCGCGTGGCAGCAATCGGGGCTCAAGTCGGCCTCGATGCCGCCCAACTTCGGACTGGGCTCGGTGCTCAAGGGCAAGACGCTCTGCATCTGGGGCTACGGCCGCATCGGCCAGCTGGTGGCTCGCTACGGGCAGGCCTTCGGCATGCAGGTCGTCATCTGGGGCCGCGAGGCAAGTTGCGCCAAGGCCAGGTCCGACGGCTTCCAGGTGGCGCAGAACCGGCACGAGTTCTTTGCCGCCGCCGATGTGCTGTCGGTGCACCTGCGGCTGAACGAGGAAACCGTGGGCCTGGTCACGCTAGAGGACCTTTCGCGCATGAAGCCGACGGCGCTGTTCGTCAACACCTCCCGTGCGGAACTGGTCGAGCCCGATGCCCTGCTTGCCGCCCTCAACCGCGGGCGTCCGGGGCTGGCAGCCGTCGACGTGTTCGAGAGCGAGCCGCCGCTGCAGGGGCACGCCCTCTTGCGCCTCGAGAATTGCATCTGCACGCCGCACATCGGCTACGTGGAGCAAGACAGCTACGAGAGCTATTTCGGGCAGGCCTTCGACAATGTGGTGAGTTTCATCAAGGGCAATCCCACCAACATCGTGAATCCAGGCGCGCTGCAGGTTCGCCGGTGA
- a CDS encoding asparaginase: protein MVNSLSPSLRRIVVLGMGGTIAGRAASGGDNIGYTAGQVGVADLLGGIEAPEGLELGAEQVAQLDSKDMEPGVWLQLARRCAFWLAEADVAGVVITHGTDTLEETAFFLQTVLSPGKPVVLTCAMRPATSLSPDGPQNVRDAIAVAATPAAQGVTVVCAGVIHGATDVQKVHTYRQDAFASGDAGPVGYVEEGAVRRLRDWPRSHASKNSQILEAKEDATSQWPRVEILTSHAGANGAVVDLLLQERAAGVAEPVRGLVLAATGNGTVHHALEAAALRAQDAGVAVLRATRCASGRILPRPDDKLRDAGALTPVKARIALMLELIEKAA from the coding sequence ATGGTTAATTCGCTTTCGCCGAGCCTGCGGCGCATTGTGGTTCTGGGAATGGGCGGCACCATTGCCGGCCGCGCCGCGAGCGGCGGCGACAACATCGGCTACACGGCCGGGCAAGTTGGCGTGGCAGACCTGCTGGGCGGCATCGAGGCACCCGAAGGCCTGGAGCTCGGGGCCGAACAGGTGGCGCAGCTCGACAGCAAGGACATGGAACCCGGCGTCTGGCTGCAGCTCGCCCGGCGTTGCGCCTTCTGGCTGGCCGAGGCCGACGTAGCCGGCGTAGTGATCACGCACGGCACCGACACTCTGGAAGAGACGGCCTTCTTTCTTCAAACCGTGCTTTCACCCGGCAAACCCGTGGTGCTGACCTGCGCCATGCGTCCTGCTACATCGCTTTCGCCCGACGGCCCGCAGAACGTGCGCGACGCCATCGCAGTTGCGGCAACGCCGGCGGCACAGGGTGTAACGGTGGTTTGCGCGGGCGTGATTCACGGCGCCACGGATGTTCAGAAGGTGCACACCTACCGGCAGGATGCATTTGCATCGGGCGACGCCGGTCCGGTCGGCTATGTGGAAGAGGGCGCGGTACGGCGCCTGCGGGACTGGCCTCGATCACACGCAAGCAAGAACTCGCAAATCCTCGAAGCCAAGGAAGATGCCACGTCGCAATGGCCGAGAGTCGAAATTCTCACCAGCCACGCCGGTGCGAACGGGGCCGTCGTCGATTTGCTGCTTCAGGAGCGCGCAGCTGGCGTCGCCGAGCCGGTGCGCGGGCTGGTGTTGGCCGCGACTGGCAACGGCACGGTGCACCATGCGCTGGAGGCTGCCGCGCTTCGCGCGCAGGATGCGGGGGTCGCCGTGTTGCGCGCCACACGTTGCGCGAGCGGGCGCATTCTTCCGAGGCCTGATGACAAGCTGCGCGATGCCGGTGCCTTGACGCCGGTCAAGGCGCGCATTGCGTTGATGCTGGAACTGATCGAGAAGGCCGCCTGA
- a CDS encoding VapE domain-containing protein, producing the protein MSAVLDIHNPAVKWMQDDLAKSGLKPEDMAAFAVMGEGRTPWPDVQIIDDGQKDAQNMAVWVSMHYAFPYWNPDGAQCEQVTVRKPRFKAGTPYEISTKKYVRPSKRTAGFLASIPYMHPGRVDGTTTAILDIHEGEKKTACAVVKGAQCAIGIAGCNSWGDPENKGQIHPWIVSEVARIQAACPGQRVKVRVWPDADYKTNTNVGQAYSAFAAALMVLDVDVVIMDLSSLRVGAKFDDLVAEVGYETVMAGVVEQSTLTLPENPEALARKYQLITQSVGRRGEERQLPQAIAYNFDRLLESHPEFRGRLWLDRDRRRAMFGDAELVENVGDNDMLHFFQKQLGFNGSGRTITSQAMREAIASRIARDQRSPFNDRVRASADRLREGGTEAMQAADDALNAWTLRYLRAPDTPWNCRWGRKFLMAVVGRALRPGCSMRTAFCLAGPQGIGKTFFMNSIVGQSNVALVSKANSAGKDLAMTYGSCLVAVHDEMAALSSSGIEHVKSDISTAVDNIRLPYGRVNVDMPRRCVFYVPVDKPDFLFEDSAGMTRFAVLDLLEVDFVGGKFDFAGMEAAADDLLGAALIAVESGEKFDEVDGAAESALRHVKTDLNMEQIIDVIEGANFAPRLRSGPYKGRVITGFKLTDLTELMPPGFKHAGGGATALTNPLRKLGFEQADPNKNPLGERRLWFMEKTKFDATFSVKAKKYDA; encoded by the coding sequence GTGAGCGCCGTGCTCGACATCCACAACCCAGCCGTCAAGTGGATGCAAGATGATCTGGCGAAATCCGGGCTCAAGCCGGAGGACATGGCGGCCTTTGCTGTCATGGGCGAAGGGCGCACGCCTTGGCCAGACGTTCAGATCATCGATGACGGTCAGAAAGACGCCCAGAACATGGCGGTCTGGGTGTCGATGCACTATGCATTTCCGTACTGGAATCCAGACGGTGCGCAGTGTGAGCAGGTCACCGTGCGCAAGCCGCGCTTCAAAGCGGGCACCCCGTACGAGATCAGCACAAAAAAGTACGTGCGCCCGTCGAAGCGCACTGCTGGTTTTTTAGCCTCAATCCCGTACATGCACCCCGGTCGAGTCGATGGCACGACCACCGCGATCCTTGATATCCACGAGGGCGAAAAGAAGACCGCATGCGCGGTCGTGAAGGGTGCTCAGTGCGCTATCGGCATAGCCGGCTGCAATAGCTGGGGCGACCCGGAGAACAAGGGGCAAATCCACCCGTGGATCGTCAGCGAAGTCGCCCGCATTCAAGCCGCATGTCCTGGCCAACGCGTGAAGGTTCGGGTCTGGCCGGATGCCGACTACAAGACCAATACGAACGTCGGCCAAGCCTACTCCGCGTTCGCCGCCGCGCTCATGGTTCTTGACGTGGACGTGGTCATCATGGATCTGTCGAGTCTGCGCGTCGGCGCGAAGTTCGATGATCTGGTGGCCGAGGTCGGATACGAAACCGTGATGGCCGGGGTAGTCGAGCAATCGACATTGACCCTGCCAGAGAACCCAGAGGCACTGGCGCGCAAATACCAGTTGATCACCCAGTCGGTCGGGCGGCGTGGCGAGGAACGGCAACTACCGCAGGCGATTGCTTACAACTTCGACCGACTGCTGGAGTCTCACCCGGAGTTTCGTGGCCGACTCTGGCTTGATCGGGACCGCAGACGCGCGATGTTCGGCGATGCGGAACTGGTCGAGAACGTGGGCGACAACGACATGCTGCACTTTTTTCAGAAGCAGCTCGGTTTCAATGGCAGTGGGCGCACTATCACGAGCCAAGCCATGCGCGAGGCTATTGCCAGTCGGATCGCGCGGGACCAGCGCTCACCGTTCAATGACCGCGTGCGTGCGTCGGCGGATCGGTTGCGCGAGGGGGGCACGGAGGCAATGCAGGCCGCTGACGACGCGCTCAATGCCTGGACGTTGCGATATTTACGCGCGCCGGACACACCGTGGAACTGTCGCTGGGGTCGGAAGTTCTTGATGGCTGTGGTGGGGCGTGCGCTTCGTCCCGGGTGCTCGATGCGCACGGCGTTCTGTCTCGCCGGACCGCAGGGCATCGGCAAGACGTTCTTCATGAACAGTATCGTTGGGCAGAGCAATGTTGCGCTCGTTTCCAAGGCGAACTCGGCGGGCAAAGACCTCGCGATGACCTACGGCTCGTGCCTAGTTGCGGTTCACGACGAAATGGCCGCGCTCAGCAGCAGCGGAATCGAACACGTCAAGTCTGATATCAGCACCGCGGTCGACAACATCCGCTTGCCCTACGGGCGCGTGAACGTCGACATGCCCCGGCGCTGCGTGTTCTATGTGCCCGTGGACAAGCCCGACTTCCTGTTTGAAGACTCGGCAGGCATGACGCGTTTCGCGGTGCTGGACCTGCTCGAAGTGGACTTCGTGGGGGGCAAGTTCGACTTCGCGGGCATGGAGGCGGCGGCTGACGATCTGCTCGGCGCGGCGCTCATCGCGGTCGAGTCGGGCGAGAAATTCGATGAGGTGGACGGTGCGGCCGAGAGCGCCTTGCGGCACGTGAAGACCGACCTCAACATGGAGCAGATCATCGATGTGATCGAAGGCGCCAACTTCGCGCCTCGGCTCCGTAGCGGCCCATATAAAGGGCGCGTTATCACTGGCTTCAAGCTCACCGATCTGACCGAACTGATGCCCCCGGGTTTTAAGCACGCGGGCGGTGGCGCGACTGCGCTGACGAACCCGCTGCGCAAGCTCGGATTCGAGCAGGCGGACCCAAACAAGAATCCGCTGGGCGAGCGGCGACTCTGGTTCATGGAAAAGACGAAGTTTGACGCGACGTTCTCTGTGAAGGCGAAGAAATATGACGCCTAG
- the adk gene encoding adenylate kinase — MRLILLGAPGAGKGTQAAFICQKYGIPQISTGDMLRAAVKAGTPLGQQAKAVMESGGLVSDDLIINLVKERIAQPDCADGFLFDGFPRTIPQADAMKAAGVKLDYVLEIDVPFSDIIERMSGRRSHPASGRIYHVKFNPPKVDGKDDVTGEELIQRKDDEEETVRKRLEVYSQQTRPLVDYYSAWAKADPASAPKYRAIKGVGTVEEITQRALAALSN; from the coding sequence ATGAGACTAATTTTGCTGGGCGCGCCCGGGGCGGGCAAAGGCACGCAAGCGGCCTTCATCTGCCAGAAATACGGCATTCCTCAAATTTCGACCGGCGACATGCTGCGCGCAGCCGTCAAGGCCGGCACACCGCTCGGCCAGCAAGCCAAGGCGGTCATGGAATCGGGTGGCCTGGTGAGCGACGACCTCATCATCAACCTGGTGAAGGAACGCATTGCGCAACCCGATTGCGCCGACGGTTTCCTGTTCGACGGCTTCCCCCGCACCATTCCGCAAGCCGACGCCATGAAGGCGGCGGGCGTCAAGCTGGACTACGTGCTCGAAATCGACGTGCCTTTCAGCGACATCATCGAACGCATGAGCGGCCGCCGCTCGCATCCCGCATCGGGCCGCATCTATCACGTCAAGTTCAACCCGCCGAAGGTCGATGGCAAGGACGACGTCACGGGCGAAGAGCTGATCCAGCGCAAGGATGACGAGGAAGAAACCGTGCGCAAGCGGCTCGAGGTGTACAGCCAGCAGACGCGTCCGCTGGTCGACTACTACTCGGCCTGGGCCAAGGCCGATCCGGCTTCGGCGCCTAAATACCGTGCCATCAAGGGCGTCGGCACGGTCGAAGAAATCACCCAGCGCGCGCTGGCTGCACTGAGCAACTGA
- the xseA gene encoding exodeoxyribonuclease VII large subunit produces MNLREPNATPGPRIWAVGALCRAVADALDARFNPVAVRGEISGFSRASSGHCYFALKDQSGQLRCAMFRRAAGLLDFSPRDGDQVEVRGRLAVYEPRGDLQLVVESLQRAGQGALFEQFLQRKARLEAEGLFDAGRKRALPTMPRAVGLVTSLGAAALHDVVTALRRRVPHIPVVLAPAAVQGAGAPAELVRALQSLYALEPAVDVILLVRGGGSIEDLWAFNDETLARTIVQSPVPLICGVGHETDFTIADFCADLRAPTPTAAAELVSAPQAMWLGALDLLGERLSDAVGTRLDVLGQRLDQAAARLGRPSTLVARQQLQLAHHSQRLRYALLSRTERLAHVPRAISADFPLKLERALAQRRERLERVALRLRLLDPALVLQRGYAWLTGPDGRAIVSAKKLKAGDAVVARLADGSVDLTVRSGETGPRPTPGA; encoded by the coding sequence GTGAACTTGCGTGAACCGAATGCCACACCCGGCCCGCGGATCTGGGCGGTAGGCGCGCTGTGCCGGGCGGTTGCCGATGCGCTCGACGCGCGGTTCAACCCGGTTGCGGTGCGTGGCGAAATCTCGGGTTTTTCGCGTGCCTCAAGTGGACATTGTTACTTCGCGCTCAAGGACCAGTCCGGCCAGCTGCGCTGCGCAATGTTCAGGCGGGCCGCCGGCCTGCTCGATTTTTCTCCGCGCGACGGGGACCAGGTCGAGGTGCGTGGGCGCTTGGCGGTGTACGAGCCGCGCGGCGACCTGCAACTGGTGGTCGAAAGCCTGCAGCGCGCCGGGCAAGGGGCATTGTTCGAGCAATTTCTGCAGCGCAAGGCGCGGCTCGAAGCCGAAGGGCTGTTCGATGCCGGCCGCAAGCGGGCGCTGCCCACCATGCCGCGTGCCGTGGGCTTGGTGACCTCGCTGGGCGCAGCGGCCTTGCACGACGTTGTCACCGCATTGCGGCGCCGCGTGCCGCACATTCCGGTGGTTCTGGCGCCAGCGGCGGTTCAGGGCGCAGGTGCTCCGGCAGAGCTAGTGCGTGCGCTGCAGTCGCTCTACGCATTGGAGCCCGCTGTCGATGTCATCCTGCTGGTGCGAGGCGGTGGCTCCATCGAAGACCTCTGGGCTTTCAACGACGAAACCCTGGCTCGCACCATTGTCCAAAGCCCGGTCCCGCTGATTTGCGGGGTGGGGCATGAAACAGACTTCACCATTGCTGACTTTTGCGCCGATCTGCGCGCACCCACGCCCACGGCCGCCGCGGAACTCGTCAGTGCCCCGCAGGCGATGTGGCTCGGCGCACTCGATCTGCTGGGTGAGCGGCTCAGCGACGCAGTGGGTACCCGGCTGGATGTGTTGGGCCAGCGGCTCGACCAGGCGGCCGCGCGGCTTGGACGGCCTTCGACACTGGTGGCCCGCCAGCAGCTTCAATTGGCGCACCATTCCCAGCGCCTGCGCTATGCGTTGCTATCGAGAACCGAGCGCCTTGCGCATGTGCCGCGCGCCATTTCCGCCGATTTCCCGTTGAAGCTCGAACGCGCGCTTGCGCAGCGGCGCGAGCGGCTCGAGCGCGTGGCCTTGCGCCTTCGGCTGCTCGATCCGGCGCTGGTGCTGCAGCGTGGCTATGCCTGGCTCACCGGCCCCGACGGGCGCGCGATCGTCAGTGCAAAGAAGCTGAAGGCCGGTGATGCCGTGGTCGCGCGGCTCGCCGATGGCTCGGTCGACCTGACCGTAAGGTCCGGCGAAACGGGACCGCGTCCGACGCCGGGCGCGTGA
- the lpxK gene encoding tetraacyldisaccharide 4'-kinase yields the protein MPPYGSSSHSASASRLQRAWLHRGVLAWLLWPLSLVYAALFALRSWFYRLGWLKTERVQVPVIVVGNVIAGGAGKTPVVMAVVRHLQARGLRVGVISRGYGRHTDDCREVLDESDPRDVGDEPALIRHATGAPVFVARRRVEAARALLARHPATQIIVSDDGLQHLALARDIEICVFDDRGVGNGWRLPAGPLREPWPRRCDLVLHSGERPAFDGGYTATRALAQEAMTGDGKRVPLSALAGKPVSALAAIARPEAFFDMLRTRGLTLAETFALPDHYDFADWQAPANTGHPLLCTEKDAVKLWRKAPGALAVPLRFEPAPEFFAALDAKLSSLDGYQAA from the coding sequence GTGCCGCCCTACGGCAGCAGCAGTCACAGCGCATCGGCCTCGCGGCTGCAGCGCGCGTGGCTGCATCGCGGTGTGCTGGCTTGGCTGCTTTGGCCGCTGTCGCTTGTCTATGCGGCGCTCTTCGCATTGCGAAGCTGGTTCTACCGGCTGGGATGGCTGAAAACCGAACGCGTACAGGTTCCCGTGATCGTCGTGGGCAATGTCATTGCGGGCGGTGCCGGCAAGACACCGGTCGTGATGGCCGTGGTTCGGCATCTGCAGGCGCGCGGGCTGCGTGTTGGGGTGATCTCGCGCGGCTATGGCCGGCATACCGACGATTGCCGTGAGGTGCTGGACGAAAGCGACCCGCGGGACGTGGGCGACGAACCGGCGCTGATCCGCCATGCGACCGGCGCGCCCGTTTTCGTGGCGCGGCGCCGCGTCGAAGCCGCACGGGCGTTGCTGGCGCGGCATCCGGCCACGCAAATCATCGTGAGCGACGACGGGCTGCAGCACCTTGCGCTTGCGCGCGATATCGAGATCTGCGTGTTTGACGACCGCGGCGTCGGTAATGGCTGGCGGTTGCCCGCAGGTCCGTTGCGGGAGCCTTGGCCGCGCCGGTGCGACCTGGTGCTTCACAGCGGGGAGCGGCCGGCATTCGACGGTGGCTACACCGCGACACGCGCATTGGCGCAAGAGGCCATGACGGGCGATGGCAAACGTGTACCGCTGAGTGCTCTCGCGGGCAAGCCCGTATCTGCACTGGCAGCCATTGCACGCCCTGAAGCGTTTTTCGACATGCTGCGCACGCGCGGCCTCACGCTGGCCGAGACCTTCGCCCTACCCGACCACTACGATTTTGCCGACTGGCAAGCGCCCGCCAATACCGGACACCCGCTGCTCTGCACCGAGAAAGACGCGGTCAAGCTCTGGCGCAAAGCACCCGGCGCGCTTGCCGTGCCGCTGCGTTTCGAGCCCGCACCGGAATTCTTCGCCGCGCTCGACGCAAAGCTATCATCGCTCGATGGATACCAAGCTGCTTGA